The Corynebacterium tuberculostearicum genome window below encodes:
- the infB gene encoding translation initiation factor IF-2, producing the protein MPGKLRVHELAKQLGVTSKELLATLKEQGEFVKTASSTIEPPVVKKMRAHYEAQSGGDDAAEKKQDNKPAKGAAKSTAKASAPKPGAKSAAPKPGAEAPKPGAKAAAPKPGQGAPKPGQGAAKPGAKPAAPKPGAQAPKPGAKAAAPKPGQGAPKPGQAGGKKSGERPTPGNSMPRPMPKPGGSRRVANNPFSTGGGDNRPGPRPGGSKGQRGGNKPGDNRGKRGGQNEGGNNRQGGNNQGGGGRRPSPAMMPSHPNPASMPSKAPSGGGRGGRGRGGHGGPGHGGPGGGRPGGFRGGGRGGRRGGTAGAFGRPGGAPRKGKKSKRQKRHEYEEQQKHVVGGVRLPDGKGQTVRLRRGASLSDFAEKIGADPAALVQALFNLGEMVTATASVSEDTLQLLGSEINYNVEVVSPEDEDRELLESFDLQFGEDEGGEEALENRPPVVSVMGHVDHGKTRLLDAIRKTNEGAREEGGITQGIGAYQTTVDVDGERTITFLDTPGHEAFTAMRARGAKSTDLAILVVAADDGVMPQTVEAINHAKAADIPVVVAVNKVDKPEAQPDKIRGQLTEYGLVPEEYGGDTMFVDISAKQGKNIDQLLESVILTADAALELTANPDMDAQGVAIEAHLDRGRGPVATVIVQRGTLHVGDSIVVGDAHGRVRRMLDEFGGDVEEAGPSRPVQVQGLSGVPGAGDNLLVVEDDRVARQIANQRDARKRSALQAKQRKRVSLEDLDKVLQETSTLNLILKGDNAGSVEALEDALLDIKTEDEVELNIIDRGVGAVTETNVSLAAASDAVIIAFNTRAEGKATEMATQEGVDIRYYTIIYKAIEEVEAALKGMLKPIYEERDTGAAEIRALFKSSAVGTIAGCMVTEGKVVRNGKVRLLRDNNVITADAKIESLRHEKDDATEIKAGYECGMVLSYPDIQVGDIIQAYEEVEVPRT; encoded by the coding sequence GTGCCCGGAAAGCTACGTGTTCACGAGCTCGCAAAGCAGCTCGGAGTAACCAGCAAGGAACTGCTCGCCACCCTGAAGGAACAGGGTGAGTTTGTAAAGACTGCTTCTTCCACCATCGAACCGCCGGTGGTTAAGAAGATGCGAGCACATTATGAAGCACAGTCCGGCGGCGATGACGCCGCCGAGAAAAAGCAAGACAATAAGCCTGCCAAGGGTGCCGCTAAGAGCACCGCAAAGGCGAGCGCCCCTAAGCCGGGCGCGAAGTCTGCTGCCCCGAAGCCGGGCGCAGAGGCGCCAAAGCCAGGCGCGAAGGCCGCCGCCCCGAAGCCAGGCCAGGGCGCACCGAAGCCAGGTCAGGGTGCTGCTAAGCCCGGCGCAAAGCCAGCTGCCCCGAAGCCGGGCGCACAGGCCCCGAAGCCTGGTGCTAAGGCTGCCGCACCGAAGCCCGGCCAGGGCGCACCGAAGCCAGGTCAGGCTGGCGGCAAGAAGTCGGGCGAGCGTCCGACCCCAGGCAATTCCATGCCTCGTCCTATGCCGAAGCCAGGCGGCTCCCGTCGTGTAGCTAATAACCCGTTCTCCACGGGTGGCGGCGACAACCGTCCGGGCCCTCGCCCAGGCGGCTCCAAGGGCCAGCGTGGCGGCAATAAGCCCGGCGATAACCGCGGCAAGCGCGGTGGCCAGAACGAGGGCGGAAATAACCGTCAGGGCGGCAATAACCAGGGTGGCGGCGGTCGCCGTCCATCCCCGGCCATGATGCCGTCCCACCCGAACCCTGCGTCGATGCCGTCTAAGGCACCGAGCGGCGGTGGACGCGGCGGCCGCGGTCGCGGCGGTCACGGCGGACCGGGTCACGGTGGCCCAGGTGGCGGTCGTCCAGGCGGTTTCCGCGGAGGCGGACGCGGCGGACGTCGCGGTGGCACCGCAGGTGCATTCGGCCGCCCAGGTGGCGCTCCACGCAAGGGCAAGAAGTCCAAGCGTCAGAAGCGCCATGAGTACGAGGAGCAGCAGAAGCACGTCGTAGGCGGCGTGCGCTTGCCAGACGGCAAGGGCCAGACCGTCCGCCTGCGTCGCGGTGCATCCCTGTCTGACTTCGCCGAGAAGATCGGCGCGGATCCAGCAGCACTGGTACAGGCACTGTTCAACCTCGGTGAAATGGTGACGGCAACCGCTTCCGTATCGGAAGATACGCTGCAGCTGCTCGGCTCCGAGATCAATTACAACGTCGAGGTCGTCTCCCCTGAGGACGAGGACCGCGAGCTGCTCGAGTCCTTCGACCTGCAGTTCGGTGAGGACGAAGGCGGCGAGGAAGCGCTGGAGAATCGTCCTCCAGTCGTCTCCGTCATGGGTCACGTTGACCACGGTAAGACCCGCCTGCTGGACGCCATCCGCAAGACCAACGAGGGCGCCCGCGAGGAAGGCGGCATCACCCAGGGCATTGGTGCATACCAGACCACGGTAGACGTGGACGGCGAACGCACCATTACCTTCCTGGATACCCCGGGTCACGAGGCCTTTACCGCCATGCGTGCCCGTGGTGCTAAGTCCACCGACTTGGCTATCCTCGTGGTTGCTGCCGATGACGGCGTCATGCCACAGACCGTGGAGGCCATCAACCACGCCAAGGCTGCCGATATTCCGGTCGTCGTGGCCGTGAACAAGGTGGATAAGCCGGAAGCTCAGCCGGATAAGATCCGTGGCCAGCTCACCGAATACGGCTTGGTTCCGGAGGAATACGGTGGCGACACCATGTTCGTGGATATCTCCGCGAAGCAAGGCAAGAACATTGACCAGCTGCTTGAGTCGGTCATCCTGACCGCGGATGCCGCCTTGGAGCTGACCGCTAACCCAGACATGGACGCACAGGGCGTGGCCATCGAGGCTCACTTGGACCGCGGCCGTGGTCCGGTTGCTACCGTCATTGTCCAGCGCGGTACCTTGCACGTGGGCGATTCCATCGTCGTGGGCGATGCACACGGCCGTGTGCGCCGCATGCTCGATGAATTCGGCGGCGACGTCGAAGAGGCCGGTCCATCCCGCCCGGTTCAGGTCCAAGGCCTGTCCGGTGTGCCTGGCGCTGGCGATAACCTGCTCGTGGTGGAAGACGACCGCGTTGCCCGCCAGATTGCCAACCAGCGTGACGCCCGCAAGCGCTCTGCCCTGCAGGCCAAGCAGCGCAAGCGCGTCTCCCTGGAGGATCTGGACAAGGTATTGCAGGAGACTTCGACCCTCAACCTCATCCTCAAGGGCGACAACGCCGGTTCCGTCGAGGCACTGGAAGATGCCCTGCTGGATATCAAGACCGAGGACGAAGTCGAGCTCAACATCATCGACCGTGGTGTCGGTGCCGTGACCGAGACCAACGTTTCTCTTGCAGCGGCTTCCGACGCCGTCATCATTGCCTTCAACACCCGTGCGGAAGGCAAGGCGACGGAGATGGCCACCCAAGAGGGCGTGGATATTCGCTACTACACGATCATCTACAAGGCCATCGAAGAGGTCGAGGCTGCGCTCAAGGGCATGCTCAAGCCGATTTACGAGGAACGCGACACCGGTGCGGCCGAAATTCGCGCCCTGTTCAAGTCCTCCGCGGTGGGTACCATCGCCGGCTGCATGGTTACCGAGGGCAAGGTTGTCCGCAACGGCAAGGTTCGCCTGCTGCGCGATAACAACGTCATCACTGCCGATGCCAAGATTGAGTCTCTGCGTCACGAAAAGGACGATGCAACCGAGATCAAGGCCGGCTACGAGTGCGGTATGGTGCTCTCTTACCCGGATATCCAGGTAGGCGACATCATCCAGGCCTACGAAGAGGTCGAGGTTCCGCGTACCTAG
- a CDS encoding YlxR family protein, with product MSERQRLRTCIATRRRLPDTDLLRVVIDHDDPHGRRLVADPHRRLPGRGAWISPTLSALELAERKRAFKRALRTSAPVDTGQVRQYLEAHSGQVPSAGNAALDSYEPELQRKTEH from the coding sequence ATGTCTGAGAGGCAACGACTCCGGACCTGCATCGCTACTCGCCGCCGCCTGCCAGATACGGACTTGCTACGGGTGGTCATCGACCACGATGATCCGCACGGCCGCCGTCTGGTAGCAGATCCACACCGCCGGCTTCCCGGCCGCGGGGCGTGGATTAGCCCCACACTTTCTGCACTCGAGCTAGCGGAGCGCAAACGCGCCTTCAAGCGCGCGCTTCGCACGTCCGCACCCGTGGACACAGGTCAGGTACGGCAGTACTTGGAAGCGCATAGCGGACAGGTACCTAGCGCGGGAAATGCCGCGTTAGATTCGTACGAACCAGAGTTACAAAGGAAGACCGAACACTGA
- the nusA gene encoding transcription termination factor NusA: MNIDLQALRTIESERNVPVKDLLEAIAGALLYSYLDYRESNAGGKVEGAKSRVDIDATTGAVSVIVSERDPETGEVTTEYDDTPENFGRVGAQAVREAILRKLREAEAERTYDSYSELTGRVVSGIVQRDARANARGIVVVQLGSELESQDGILLPAEQIPGEKLEHGDRIKAYVVGVNRNGAQVQINLSRTHPELVRGLFELEVPEVADGSVEMIAIAREAGHRSKVAVVGHAKGLNAKGACIGPRGQRVNNIMRQLGGEKIDIIDFSEDPTVYVGNALAPSKVVKVTVVDNEAQIARVVVPDYQLSLAIGKEGQNARLAARLTGWKIDIHSDADAN; the protein is encoded by the coding sequence GTGAATATTGATCTACAGGCACTTCGTACCATCGAGTCCGAGCGCAACGTCCCCGTGAAGGACTTGCTGGAAGCGATTGCGGGTGCCTTGTTGTATTCCTACCTGGATTACCGCGAGTCTAATGCTGGCGGCAAGGTAGAAGGCGCCAAGTCCCGCGTCGATATCGACGCCACCACCGGCGCGGTCAGCGTCATTGTCTCGGAGCGGGACCCAGAAACTGGGGAAGTAACCACCGAATATGATGACACCCCGGAGAACTTTGGACGTGTGGGCGCGCAGGCCGTGCGTGAGGCCATCCTGCGCAAGCTGCGCGAGGCCGAGGCAGAGCGCACCTACGATTCCTACTCGGAGCTTACCGGCCGCGTTGTCAGCGGCATCGTCCAGCGCGATGCGCGCGCTAACGCCCGCGGAATCGTTGTGGTCCAGCTGGGCTCTGAGCTGGAGTCCCAAGACGGCATCTTGCTGCCGGCCGAGCAGATTCCGGGTGAAAAGCTCGAGCACGGTGACCGCATCAAGGCCTATGTCGTAGGCGTTAATCGCAATGGCGCCCAGGTACAGATCAATCTCTCTCGCACTCACCCGGAGCTGGTGCGTGGCCTTTTTGAGCTTGAAGTTCCAGAAGTTGCCGATGGCAGCGTAGAAATGATTGCCATTGCCCGCGAGGCAGGCCACCGTTCCAAGGTGGCCGTTGTGGGCCATGCCAAGGGTCTGAACGCAAAGGGAGCCTGCATTGGCCCGCGCGGTCAGCGCGTCAACAACATCATGCGCCAGCTCGGCGGTGAAAAGATTGACATCATCGACTTCAGCGAGGATCCCACGGTCTACGTAGGCAATGCCTTGGCCCCCTCGAAGGTGGTTAAGGTCACCGTTGTGGACAACGAGGCGCAGATCGCGCGCGTGGTGGTGCCGGATTACCAGCTGTCCCTGGCTATTGGTAAAGAGGGCCAGAATGCCCGTCTTGCTGCCCGTTTGACCGGTTGGAAGATCGATATTCACTCGGACGCTGACGCTAATTAA
- the rimP gene encoding ribosome maturation factor RimP — MAFPDAQQLTDLLQPKLAERGLDVEDIKTTKAGKKSQVIIRIDGDKRPSSDVLEEVSNEISAFFDDKEAQGELNFGAGYTLEVSTPGVDLPLTAPRHWRRNRGRKVSFDLGDGKTQSARIGALNDAADAVILITASKKDVQARAERLENIARAVVEIEFAQPSEQELEAVRKTFEEAEN, encoded by the coding sequence ATGGCTTTCCCAGATGCACAACAATTGACCGATCTCCTACAACCCAAACTGGCTGAGCGGGGATTGGACGTAGAAGATATTAAAACCACCAAGGCGGGAAAGAAATCCCAGGTCATTATCCGTATTGACGGCGATAAGCGCCCTAGCTCCGATGTGTTGGAGGAAGTATCCAACGAGATTTCAGCCTTCTTTGACGACAAGGAAGCGCAAGGAGAGCTGAACTTCGGCGCCGGCTATACCCTGGAGGTCTCCACCCCCGGCGTGGACTTGCCGCTTACCGCCCCGCGCCACTGGCGCCGCAACCGGGGGCGCAAGGTCTCCTTTGACCTTGGCGATGGCAAGACTCAATCGGCGCGCATTGGCGCGCTTAACGACGCCGCCGATGCCGTAATCCTCATCACGGCAAGCAAAAAGGACGTGCAGGCGCGCGCCGAACGATTGGAAAACATTGCCCGGGCAGTGGTAGAAATTGAGTTTGCACAGCCGTCCGAACAGGAGCTAGAGGCAGTGCGAAAGACGTTTGAAGAAGCCGAGAACTAA
- a CDS encoding DUF4439 domain-containing protein: MNRRRIALTLVATTATLPALAGCQAVDSVVDYFGPRPESRLLALADAAATDALSLSGVDDHAAGLRSSQADALYAEITRLCGTDDAGNPPRSCEVERPTEANHAADSGEIMENAASATTEAADEVTVESRVLVTEQAIALNAWLPGDAPDIPELSQPEQKSAADLLSWEYEQVFGLDFARAYVGPEHEDKVDHRLAVHHRRIDALQDALARYGNIPQPESAYTSGEQELPHDSASALAFIDGLAEHDGRKWSAAATGAAQEESPDQEWVTWLIGIAAESHGMH; the protein is encoded by the coding sequence GTGAACCGCCGACGTATAGCTTTAACCCTCGTAGCCACAACCGCCACCCTGCCCGCCTTGGCTGGGTGCCAAGCGGTTGATTCCGTCGTCGACTATTTTGGCCCGCGGCCAGAAAGCAGGCTGCTGGCGCTTGCCGACGCCGCCGCCACCGATGCCTTGTCCCTTAGCGGCGTCGATGACCATGCCGCAGGGCTGCGCAGCTCCCAGGCGGACGCCCTGTATGCCGAAATTACACGGCTATGCGGCACGGATGATGCCGGCAATCCCCCACGCTCCTGTGAGGTGGAGCGCCCTACCGAAGCCAATCACGCCGCAGACTCTGGCGAAATTATGGAAAATGCCGCTTCTGCGACGACAGAGGCGGCCGATGAAGTCACCGTTGAATCGCGCGTCCTAGTTACCGAGCAGGCCATCGCGCTCAATGCCTGGCTGCCTGGCGATGCCCCGGATATCCCCGAGCTTTCCCAACCAGAGCAAAAAAGCGCTGCTGATCTCCTGAGCTGGGAGTATGAGCAGGTATTCGGTCTAGATTTCGCCCGCGCCTACGTTGGCCCCGAGCACGAGGACAAGGTGGATCATCGCCTAGCTGTTCATCATCGCCGCATCGACGCCCTCCAGGATGCACTAGCCCGCTACGGCAACATTCCGCAGCCAGAGTCGGCCTATACTTCCGGAGAGCAAGAACTGCCCCACGATTCTGCTTCCGCGCTGGCCTTTATCGATGGCCTTGCCGAACACGACGGCCGCAAGTGGTCCGCCGCCGCCACAGGTGCAGCGCAAGAAGAATCCCCGGATCAGGAATGGGTTACGTGGCTCATTGGCATCGCGGCGGAGTCCCACGGCATGCACTAG
- a CDS encoding transglycosylase family protein, with product MRSKKTMLTVSAAALGLAGLAAPAATAAPASAWDQVAACESGGDWHINTGNGYQGGLQFNPQTWAANGGTQYAPTADQATREQQIAVAENVLATQGAGAWPNCGGPVAG from the coding sequence ATGCGTTCTAAGAAGACCATGTTGACCGTATCCGCCGCGGCACTCGGCCTTGCTGGCTTGGCCGCGCCTGCTGCTACCGCCGCACCGGCTAGCGCTTGGGATCAGGTAGCTGCTTGCGAGTCCGGCGGTGACTGGCACATCAATACCGGAAACGGCTACCAGGGCGGCCTGCAGTTCAACCCGCAGACCTGGGCTGCCAATGGCGGCACTCAGTACGCCCCGACCGCTGACCAGGCAACCCGCGAGCAGCAGATTGCCGTGGCCGAAAACGTCCTGGCCACCCAGGGTGCTGGCGCTTGGCCTAACTGCGGCGGCCCCGTCGCCGGCTAG
- a CDS encoding DoxX family protein, with protein MNFQKNGLSTVLSAMGVLHFVKPKTFESIVPPQLPGPARFYNFASGLWEIATGALLRRRATRGFGGASALALFAAVWPANMYHAWIERKAGWPKKLYHIIRQPLQVLLMMYAWNIAKHEA; from the coding sequence ATGAACTTTCAAAAGAATGGGCTTTCCACGGTGCTTTCAGCAATGGGCGTATTGCATTTTGTGAAGCCGAAGACTTTCGAATCCATTGTCCCGCCGCAACTGCCAGGTCCTGCGCGGTTCTATAACTTTGCTTCGGGCCTGTGGGAGATTGCCACCGGTGCCTTGCTTCGCCGCCGCGCCACCCGCGGCTTCGGCGGTGCCTCCGCACTCGCGCTCTTTGCAGCGGTGTGGCCGGCCAATATGTACCACGCCTGGATCGAGCGCAAGGCAGGGTGGCCAAAGAAGCTCTACCACATCATCCGCCAGCCGCTGCAGGTGTTGTTGATGATGTATGCCTGGAATATCGCCAAGCATGAGGCCTAA
- a CDS encoding proline--tRNA ligase has product MITRLSELFLRTLREDPADAEVPSHKLLVRAGYVRRVAPGVYTWLPLGLRTLRKIEDVVRQEMDAIGGQEMLFPALLPREPYEKTNRWVEYGDNLFRLKDRKNADMLLGPTHEEMFASAVKDMYSSYKDFPVTLYQIQTKYRDEERPRAGVLRGREFTMKDSYSFDMTDEGLDESYGRHRKAYQNIFNRLEIDYAICKATSGAMGGSASEEFLAVSEVGEDTFVRSTEGDYAANVEAVVTPAPAEKDIEGQPEAQEHDTPGAETIEKLVEWAQGAGITVDGREATAADTLKCMMVKLFHPAVESEERESELAAVLIPGDRELDEKRLEAALEPVEFELAGDKDFADNDFLVKGYVGPRALNANGIKVLADPRVVKGTAWITGADASERHVVGCVAGRDFTVDEFIEAAEVKEGDLAPENHGTLTLERGIELGHIFQLGRKYTEAFDVQILDENGKRAVPTMGSYGIGITRMLAVLAEQRHDDKGLNWPVAVAPYQVHVAVANKDAAAMEAGDKLVEELSAKGLEVLFDDRPKVSPGVKFKDAELLGMPFVAILGRAFKEGKIELRIRGGETLEVPAEDIVDKILELVHG; this is encoded by the coding sequence ATGATTACCCGCCTTTCTGAACTATTTCTCCGTACCCTTCGTGAGGACCCCGCCGATGCCGAGGTCCCTAGCCATAAGCTGCTCGTACGCGCCGGTTATGTACGCCGCGTCGCGCCGGGCGTGTATACCTGGCTGCCGTTGGGTCTGCGCACCCTGCGCAAGATTGAAGATGTAGTCCGTCAGGAAATGGACGCCATTGGCGGCCAGGAAATGCTATTTCCTGCCCTGCTGCCGCGCGAGCCTTATGAAAAGACCAACCGCTGGGTGGAATATGGCGATAACCTCTTCCGCCTCAAGGACCGCAAGAACGCAGATATGCTGCTTGGCCCTACCCACGAGGAAATGTTTGCCAGCGCGGTCAAGGATATGTACTCCTCCTATAAGGATTTCCCGGTCACGCTGTATCAGATTCAGACCAAGTACCGCGATGAGGAGCGCCCCCGCGCTGGTGTGCTGCGTGGCCGCGAATTCACGATGAAGGATTCTTACTCCTTCGACATGACCGATGAGGGCTTGGACGAGTCCTACGGCCGCCACCGCAAGGCGTATCAGAATATCTTCAACCGCCTAGAGATCGATTACGCCATCTGTAAGGCCACCTCTGGTGCCATGGGCGGCTCCGCCTCCGAGGAATTCCTCGCCGTATCTGAGGTAGGCGAGGATACCTTTGTGCGCTCCACCGAGGGCGACTACGCAGCCAACGTCGAGGCCGTGGTGACCCCAGCACCGGCGGAGAAGGATATTGAGGGCCAGCCAGAGGCACAGGAGCATGACACCCCGGGAGCAGAGACCATTGAGAAGCTGGTCGAATGGGCCCAGGGCGCAGGCATTACTGTCGACGGCCGCGAGGCCACCGCGGCAGACACCCTCAAGTGCATGATGGTCAAGCTCTTCCACCCGGCCGTTGAGAGCGAAGAGCGCGAGTCCGAGTTGGCGGCCGTTCTCATCCCTGGCGACCGCGAGCTGGATGAAAAGCGCCTTGAGGCCGCACTCGAGCCGGTGGAGTTTGAGCTGGCCGGGGACAAGGACTTCGCAGACAATGACTTCTTGGTCAAGGGCTATGTGGGCCCGCGCGCTTTAAACGCCAATGGCATCAAGGTCCTGGCCGATCCGCGCGTGGTCAAGGGCACGGCGTGGATTACCGGTGCCGATGCGAGCGAGCGCCACGTGGTTGGCTGCGTGGCCGGCCGCGATTTCACCGTGGATGAGTTCATTGAGGCCGCAGAGGTTAAAGAAGGCGACCTGGCTCCTGAAAACCACGGCACCTTGACCTTGGAGCGCGGCATTGAGCTCGGTCATATCTTCCAGCTGGGCCGCAAGTACACCGAGGCCTTCGATGTCCAGATTTTGGACGAAAACGGCAAGCGCGCCGTTCCTACCATGGGGTCCTATGGCATTGGCATTACCCGCATGCTGGCCGTCCTGGCTGAGCAGCGCCACGATGACAAGGGCCTCAACTGGCCGGTTGCCGTCGCTCCTTACCAGGTACACGTAGCCGTTGCCAACAAGGATGCAGCAGCCATGGAGGCCGGCGACAAGCTGGTAGAAGAGCTATCTGCCAAGGGGCTCGAGGTGCTCTTCGATGACCGCCCAAAGGTCTCCCCAGGCGTGAAGTTCAAGGATGCAGAGCTCCTTGGCATGCCCTTCGTGGCAATTCTGGGCCGTGCCTTCAAGGAAGGCAAGATTGAGCTGCGCATCCGCGGGGGAGAGACCCTCGAGGTTCCAGCCGAGGACATCGTGGACAAGATCCTCGAGCTCGTGCATGGCTAA
- the yaaA gene encoding peroxide stress protein YaaA, whose product MLIILPPSETKAHGGTGQPLDFERLSFPELHDTRREIAAELQSLPVDEAMEVLKLSEKLRGEAESNQGLFTTPTMPAVLRYTGVLFDALDAPSLPTWDRLAIGDALFGVLRASDPIPHYRLSGGSKLGGRTMKSRWGKQITQALEGVDELIVDLRSGTYQQLGRVKDAVTVRVESLQDDGSRKVVSHFNKHFKGLLARELALSPADAYSAADVAAIARAAGMTVEEPGPGSSELTLVVKR is encoded by the coding sequence ATGCTCATTATCCTCCCTCCTTCAGAAACTAAGGCTCATGGCGGTACGGGACAGCCCCTTGACTTTGAGCGGCTATCCTTCCCAGAACTGCACGATACCCGGCGCGAAATTGCCGCTGAGCTGCAGTCTCTTCCGGTAGACGAGGCCATGGAAGTATTGAAGCTTTCGGAAAAGCTGCGCGGTGAGGCCGAATCCAACCAGGGGCTTTTCACCACCCCCACCATGCCAGCCGTGTTGCGCTATACCGGCGTGCTTTTTGATGCCTTGGATGCCCCTTCCCTGCCCACGTGGGATCGCCTTGCTATTGGCGATGCCCTCTTTGGCGTCCTCCGCGCCAGCGACCCCATTCCGCATTACCGGCTTTCGGGTGGCTCGAAGCTTGGCGGCCGCACCATGAAGTCGCGCTGGGGCAAGCAGATTACGCAGGCGCTCGAGGGAGTGGACGAGCTTATTGTCGATCTGCGCTCGGGCACTTACCAGCAGCTCGGCCGGGTAAAGGATGCGGTAACGGTACGGGTGGAAAGCCTGCAGGACGATGGTTCGCGCAAGGTGGTCAGCCACTTCAATAAGCACTTCAAGGGCCTGTTAGCCCGCGAGTTAGCGCTCTCGCCTGCCGACGCCTATAGCGCCGCCGACGTTGCCGCCATCGCGCGCGCCGCGGGTATGACCGTTGAGGAGCCGGGGCCTGGGTCGAGTGAGCTTACGCTCGTCGTCAAGCGCTGA
- a CDS encoding DUF4921 family protein has protein sequence MSDALFARIEPIQTMRDGTVKQVNPFSGTEVWTVPGRGNRPLSTPVANPQPLQEEDFTHRCAFCSGRMTDTPPEKARILPSGGIVRGLPLSEYGHTVPAFRRIPNLFEIVSFDYWHANYGFDMDAETRQRMDNYLADPAGREHVLNIVRTKRKAAHLPEASDEELIEQAAGFFAGGHDVIVAGRHFERGAQDDSQVVSSGTLSAEEHLLFMQLTIDAMRDLYERNRYAPYVVAFQNWLQPAGASFEHLHKQLVAIDDRGMASHREVQMLRSNMNMYNEWAVDYAASRNLIIAENDHAVLFAGFGHRYPTLEVYSKSATCEPWRQSEEEIRAMSDLVHAAHAAVGREVPCNEEWHHKPADVDVAQPWRILIKLRISTLAGFEGGTKIYLNTISPWDLRDRVVSQLYSLRESGHVARSVRVATECSVQRNSLLYNPQLR, from the coding sequence ATGAGTGATGCACTTTTTGCCCGCATAGAACCTATCCAGACCATGCGGGATGGCACGGTCAAGCAGGTCAACCCGTTCTCCGGGACCGAAGTGTGGACCGTGCCGGGCCGCGGCAACCGCCCGCTGTCCACGCCAGTGGCTAACCCGCAGCCACTGCAGGAAGAAGACTTCACCCACCGCTGCGCCTTTTGTTCAGGGCGCATGACTGATACCCCGCCGGAAAAGGCCCGCATCCTGCCGTCCGGCGGGATTGTGCGTGGATTGCCCTTGAGCGAATACGGCCACACCGTCCCGGCCTTTCGCCGCATTCCAAATCTGTTTGAAATCGTCTCCTTTGACTATTGGCACGCCAACTACGGCTTCGACATGGATGCTGAGACCCGCCAACGCATGGACAACTACCTTGCAGATCCTGCCGGCCGTGAACATGTGCTCAATATCGTGCGCACGAAGCGAAAGGCAGCGCACCTGCCCGAGGCAAGCGACGAGGAACTTATAGAACAGGCGGCGGGCTTTTTCGCAGGTGGCCACGACGTCATCGTGGCGGGCCGCCATTTTGAGCGCGGTGCACAGGATGATTCCCAAGTGGTATCTTCCGGCACCCTCAGCGCCGAAGAGCACCTGCTCTTTATGCAGCTGACTATTGACGCCATGCGCGACCTCTACGAACGCAACCGCTACGCACCCTATGTGGTGGCCTTCCAAAATTGGCTGCAGCCAGCCGGCGCCTCCTTTGAGCACCTGCACAAGCAACTCGTTGCCATCGATGACCGCGGCATGGCCTCCCACCGGGAGGTACAGATGCTGCGCAGCAATATGAATATGTACAACGAGTGGGCGGTGGACTATGCCGCTAGCCGCAACCTCATCATTGCGGAAAACGACCATGCCGTCCTCTTCGCCGGCTTTGGGCACCGCTATCCCACCTTGGAGGTCTACTCCAAGTCCGCGACCTGCGAGCCGTGGCGGCAGTCGGAAGAAGAAATCCGCGCCATGAGCGACCTCGTCCATGCTGCCCACGCTGCTGTCGGCCGCGAGGTTCCCTGCAATGAGGAGTGGCACCACAAGCCTGCCGATGTCGACGTCGCTCAGCCATGGCGCATTCTCATCAAGCTCCGCATTTCTACCCTTGCCGGATTCGAAGGCGGCACCAAGATTTATCTCAACACCATCTCGCCCTGGGATCTGCGTGATAGGGTAGTTAGCCAGCTTTATTCCTTGCGCGAGTCCGGACATGTTGCCCGCTCGGTCCGCGTGGCTACCGAATGTTCGGTACAGCGCAATAGCCTGCTGTATAACCCGCAGCTGCGCTAA